A window of the Lagopus muta isolate bLagMut1 chromosome 1, bLagMut1 primary, whole genome shotgun sequence genome harbors these coding sequences:
- the FZD4 gene encoding frizzled-4, which produces MERRGGGGRMLALLLAGLLGGARGFGDEEERRCDAIRIAMCQNLGYNVTKMPNLVGHELQADAELQLTTFTPLIQYGCSSQLQFFLCSVYVPMCTEKINIPIGPCGGMCLSVKRRCEPVLKEFGFAWPDSLNCSKFPPQNDHNHMCMEGPGDEEVPLHSKTSLQPGEECHSMGSNSDQYIWVKRNLDCVLKCGYDAGLYSRSAKEFTDIWMAVWASLCFISTAFTVLTFLIDSSRFSYPERPIIFLSMCYNIYSIAYIVRLTVGRERISCDFEEAAEPVLIQEGLKNTGCAIIFLLMYFFGMASSIWWVILTLTWFLAAGLKWGHEAIEMHSSYFHIAAWAIPAVKTIVILIMRLVDADELTGLCYVGNQNLDALTGFVVAPLFTYLVIGTLFIAAGLVALFKIRSNLQKDGTKTDKLERLMVKIGVFSVLYTVPATCVIACYFYEISNWAVFRYSADDSNMAVEMLKIFMSLLVGITSGMWIWSAKTLHTWQKCSNRLVNSGKVKREKRADGWVKPGKGNETVV; this is translated from the exons ATggagcggcgcggcggcgggggcCGAATGCTGGCCTTGCTGCTGGCCGGGCTGCtcggcggggcgcggggctTCGGAGACGAGGAGGAGAGGCGCTGCGACGCCATCCGCATCGCCATGTGCCAGAACCTGGGCTACAATGTCACCAAGATGCCCAACCTGGTGGGCCACGAGCTGCAGGCGGACGCCGAGCTGCAGCTCACCACTTTCACCCCGCTCATCCAGTACGGCTGCTCCAGCCAGCTCCAG TTCTTCCTTTGTTCGGTCTATGTCCCGATGTGCACGGAGAAGATTAACATCCCCATAGGTCCCTGTGGTGGCATGTGCCTCTCTGTCAAAAGAAGATGTGAacctgttttaaaagagtttggatTTGCCTGGCCGGACAGCTTGAACTGCAGCAAATTCCCTCCCCAGAATGATCACAACCACATGTGCATGGAGGGCCCGGGAGATGAAGAGGTTCCCCTTCATAGCAAGACATCCttgcagcctggagaggagtGTCACAGCATGGGATCTAATTCAGATCAGTACATCTGGGTCAAGAGAAACCTGGACTGTGTCCTGAAGTGCGGCTACGACGCTGGGCTCTACAGCAGGTCAGCGAAGGAGTTCACAGATATCTGGATGGCCGTGTGGGCCAGTCTGTGCTTCATATCAACTGCGTTCACAGTCCTGACCTTCCTGATTGATTCATCCAGATTTTCCTACCCAGAGCGCCCAATCATATTTTTGAGCATGTGCTACAATATTTATAGCATTGCTTATATTGTGAGGCTAACTGTGGGCCGGGAAAGGATATCCTGTGATTTTGAAGAGGCAGCAGAACCTGTTCTTATCCAAGAAGGTCTTAAGAACACAGGATGTGCTATAATTTTCTTGCTGATGTACTTTTTCGGGATGGCTAGCTCCATCTGGTGGGTTATTCTGACACTGACGTGGTTTCTGGCTGCAGGACTCAAGTGGGGCCACGAAGCTATAGAAATGCACAGCTCTTATTTCCACATCGCAGCCTGGGCTATCCCTGCAGTGAAGACCATCGTCATTTTGATTATGAGACTGGTAGATGCCGATGAGCTCACTGGCCTGTGCTACGTTGGCAACCAGAACCTGGATGCGCTGACGGGCTTCGTGGTTGCTCCGCTTTTTACCTACCTGGTTATTGGAACTTTATTCATTGCAGCGGGATTAGTGGCCTTATTTAAAATCAGATCCAATCTTCAGAAAGACGGGACTAAAACTGACAAACTGGAGAGGCTGATGGTTAAAATTGGTGTCTTCTCAGTGCTGTACACCGTCCCAGCAACGTGTGTCATTGCCTGTTATTTCTACGAAATCTCCAACTGGGCCGTTTTCCGCTATTCAGCTGACGATTCCAATATGGCAGTGGAGATGCTCAAAATCTTCATGTCCCTCCTGGTGGGCATCACTTCAGGTATGTGGATCTGGTCAGCCAAAACTCTGCACACGTGGCAGAAGTGCTCAAACAGACTGGTGAACTCAGGGAAAGTGAAACGGGAGAAAAGAGCGGACGGTTGGGTGAAACCTGGGAAAGGGAACGAGACTGTGGTGTGA